ACCGAATCACTTTGCGCCTGGTTCCGCCCCACGTTTTCGCAACTGTTCAACCTCATCTAACAACCGCGCGATCGCTCCCCCCAACGTTGCCGACTCAGTTTCCAACATATACTGGGAAAGCCGCTCCCAAGTATCAGGAGTCACGCGCACCAAATAATCACAGCCAACCCCACTCGTGTAACTAACACCCTCTTCCCGACTCAGCGATCGTTTGCCCTTCACTCTTGACTGACGGCTTCCAATAATTCGAGACTTCATAATCGCTTTAGCTTCGTCCGGTTCCCGCCTTGCCACCTCAGCCAGTTCCAAAGTATCCCTTTTCGTCAATTTGGCATCGCGGCTGAGGATATACCGTCGAGTCTCCTCCCCTAACATTTCGATCAGAGCGTCCACTGCCAGCGCGAATTTAGCATCCCGCTCAATAGTGGCACGACTCACCTTTAACTCACTCGCCAATCGCTCAGCCGTTTGAGCAGTTCCCTCATTTTGAGGGATTTGCATTTTCCTGTACTGATTGGCACCCATTCCCCCTCGCGGCTTCTTCTGTTGCAGATACCGCAGACCCCTCAAATAGCTTAAAGCTTCTTTAGTCAGGTTGCGCCTGCTCAGTTGATTGTTGATAATCCAGTTCCGCGCCGCCTCCCAGTCAGGTAGTTCAATCTCAACCGTCTGGAAATCAATGCCATGCTGACAGCAAATTTCCCAACGGTTGTGTCCATCGAGCAAGATGTCATGTCCTGCCCAGACTACCAAAGGGTCTCGGCATCCTTCTTTGATCAGGTTAGTTTCCAACTGCCGCCGCTCATCAGTTGAGAGAGGTGGAATCAGATTCTTGAACTCAGGATCGATCTGAAGGCTGCGAGGGGATACTGGACTCGTGGTAAGAACAGAGCCTTCCTGGGAAATTTTGACTCCAGAACGTCTATCATCAAGGTTCAGATTCATCGCTCCTCAAACCCAGCATCTCTGGGGTTAGTAGAAAGCTGTTAAACGCAGTTGGCTACCCTCGCCGTCACTTCTTTGACTAGCAGCACCTTCGGTTATTGGCTAAGTGGCTAACTGCACCCAGTCTGTGGGATACCATTCGGCTTTCCCCGTGTAGGCACAACGGACAGGTACGAGATTGGGTCGAGGTTGTGCGCCCAGTTCTGGGTATTGAGTGGGGTCAATAACCCATGCACGTCCTCCAGTTTGGTGGTAGCTCAGTATTACTGAGTCATTAACTTTGAACCCATTCCAGGAAGGAGTAGAACCACAAGACAGGCAAGCACCGTTCGCTAGTTTAGAAGATGCGTCAAATCCATCGACTCCTGCAATAGGCTGTTCCGCCTCAGTGTTTGCCACTTCATCTGTAGTAAGGTCGGCAGGAGGCATATTAGTGTGGTGGCTTTCAACTCCTGTGTCAATTGCGTCAGTCGAAGTGCAAGAGGCTTGCAGGGCTTCGGCTTCAGGCATTGATAACCCTGTCAATTCCCTGTCAATTGTGTCAATGCTCCTCTCAGATATCTGCACTGGCATCTGAGCCTCTTCAATTATCCTTAGCTCCTGTGATGAGCCATCCATTGACGTATCCGTTTGGATTGTTGACAATTGACGCTTCAGTTGACACTGTGCATCAATTGAGTCAACCCCACTCGTAGCAGTAAACTCAGCGGCGGAATTGACGAATTGACCGTTGCTAACGGTGTCGCTTTTCCCATTTCTGCCTAAAGGCGAGGCACTAGATGGTGTGGGGACATAAACCATAGAAGCTCCTTCCCCAGTCACGCAACCATAGCCAGCGTTAGCCAGAGTTTGCATCAACTGGCGAATCTGGTCAGTTGCCATTTTTCTGAGGTCGCGAACCCCGCTCTTGAGGGCAGAAGCCGTTGCGTTACCGACTCGTTCGACAAACTTCTGTATTTTCAGTGCGATCGCAGCCAGTCCCGAATCGGGAGAATTATGGGTATGAATCAGACGGTACTGCCAGAGGTAGTAAGCCGCTAACTCAATCGCTTTCTCCATCGTGTCACCATTAATCGCCTGAGACGGTCTTTCGCCTCGGAGTACGGCATTGACAACGTGTAACCATAATGCTAAGCGAGCCGTGTAAGCTTCAATCTTGGGGAAAGCTAACTGTAACCCAAAGGCATCTTCACACTGCTGGGCATCCACCAGTTGGTGCTGCCAAGTCTCCAGCAGTTGCATCGCCTCGTAGCTCAATAGATAATCCTGTTGGGGGACTTTCTCCAACTCCGTATACAGGTAGGTCAGAGCTTCAGAGATTCCCGTATCCTTGTCCTCTCTCAATAACCGCAAGTAGCGCAGCGGTGTTTTCGCGGCACAGAAGAGCCAGCGGGCATAGTTACCGTTGAAGTCGTTGTGGTCGCCCATTAGCTGGGCTAAAACTTCCCACTGATAGCCCCCAGTGCGAGAAACAGCAGAACGAGGCAAACAGACGGACTTCTCTGAGCGATCGTACAAAATGGCAGAACCGTTCCACTGGTCGAGTTCAGCTTCCTCATCCGCACCGTGTCCCCCCCGATACTGGTTGCGGGATTTGGTGTTGCCTGCTAGTTCATCTCGATAGTAAAGGAGTCCTCTGGGGTTCTCCCCGTGAATGTTTTGCAGGGTTTCTAGGGTAATGTCTTTAGTCAAATAGCGTTTGCGAGTGGGGGGTCTAGTAGGTTCTTCTGGAGTTTCTTGCCGTGACTTTTTGCTCTTGTTCAGTTCTCGTTCGGCTCGATAGTCTTCTAAATCGATGCGAAAGGATTCGTAGGCTTCAGTTTCCAATGCCACTAAGGGGTCTAGAATGATTCGCTGAGCTGGAGTTTTCATGGCACCAGAGTTAGCCACGATCGCAGTCCAGAAAACCATCGGTTGGATGTATTTAGCACTGGGCTTCACGATGATTCGGGCAGCAGTCCCCACTCGACTCGCAGCAGCCGGAAGCAGGGTGGTAAAGAGAAACTCTGGAGCCGTAGGCATGGCTCTAGCCGTCTCTATCAGTGTCTCTGCAAACCAGGCTTCTAGGTAGCGGTTGAGGTCTAGGTGAGTGCAGCGAGTTTTGAGCAGACTAGAGAGTTTCTTAGCCGCTGCGGCTTGGTCAAGAAGCAAGTCCACTTCAATCGCCAGGGACTTAGCCAATTTCTCCACATCTCGGTAGGGAAATCCGGTAGCAGCAGCCAAATCCATCAGTGCTGCATCCCGTAGAGAGGGGGTATCGTAGCGGTTGAGAATTTCCAGGATTTTGTCGCGCAGGGAGAATGCTGTCGATGGTCGATAAGCAGATGCAGTGAGACGAACCTGAGCTTGTTGCTGCTCGATTTCAGCCGTTGACATGGCTGTAGCTGCTGCGGCTTCAAAGTCTGACCAGGTATAACCAGCATCCAAGGCATTACTCACATCCCAACCTGTTACATCACACGGCGACGGCATGGGAACTTGGGCAATTCGTCCTCGCTCTCCTAAAGCTAAGGCAAGTTTCTTCGCTCCTGCATCACCAGGGATGGTTCCATCTTGGCGAGGTTCGTCGTTGCGATCGAAGAAAATGGTGACAAGACCGGGGAGGCGATCGAGTTGTTCTTGTTTGGGAACAGTACCGCAACCCCCAGTAGAGCAGCAGACAGCAATCTTCGCTCTGCACTGACGGGCTAACCAACCCAAGCGCATGGCATCCCATTCCCCCTCGCAGTACCAAGTCGCTTCGGCATCTTCTGGACGATAGGTGAACCAAATGGTCACAGGTACGCCGTACTGACACCACTTACTCACATATGGGGGTCGAGCCTCCCCAACCAACCAAGGTGCAACCCGCATCTTCTTGTAAAACTGCCCCGGTTCGTCAGCAGGAATATAGATGCTGACTGACCAATAACACTCGCGGGAGTCTGGTTTGTTTTCATCCAGGGTAAGCCAGCGCTGGTCTAGACCCAAGCG
Above is a window of Allocoleopsis franciscana PCC 7113 DNA encoding:
- a CDS encoding DUF3987 domain-containing protein; its protein translation is MKLTPGSFAIRDWVDFDAKGRASCPSCEQDGKKRQKNLFVNADGKYWCYRGCTPEQIRAVLGAPPPGQPMNLSDSLPHRVRQPSVAPPSRQRTVSQKQVQQSVERLLHYQGTPQQQALAWLEARGFTREAIEHYRLGLDQRWLTLDENKPDSRECYWSVSIYIPADEPGQFYKKMRVAPWLVGEARPPYVSKWCQYGVPVTIWFTYRPEDAEATWYCEGEWDAMRLGWLARQCRAKIAVCCSTGGCGTVPKQEQLDRLPGLVTIFFDRNDEPRQDGTIPGDAGAKKLALALGERGRIAQVPMPSPCDVTGWDVSNALDAGYTWSDFEAAAATAMSTAEIEQQQAQVRLTASAYRPSTAFSLRDKILEILNRYDTPSLRDAALMDLAAATGFPYRDVEKLAKSLAIEVDLLLDQAAAAKKLSSLLKTRCTHLDLNRYLEAWFAETLIETARAMPTAPEFLFTTLLPAAASRVGTAARIIVKPSAKYIQPMVFWTAIVANSGAMKTPAQRIILDPLVALETEAYESFRIDLEDYRAERELNKSKKSRQETPEEPTRPPTRKRYLTKDITLETLQNIHGENPRGLLYYRDELAGNTKSRNQYRGGHGADEEAELDQWNGSAILYDRSEKSVCLPRSAVSRTGGYQWEVLAQLMGDHNDFNGNYARWLFCAAKTPLRYLRLLREDKDTGISEALTYLYTELEKVPQQDYLLSYEAMQLLETWQHQLVDAQQCEDAFGLQLAFPKIEAYTARLALWLHVVNAVLRGERPSQAINGDTMEKAIELAAYYLWQYRLIHTHNSPDSGLAAIALKIQKFVERVGNATASALKSGVRDLRKMATDQIRQLMQTLANAGYGCVTGEGASMVYVPTPSSASPLGRNGKSDTVSNGQFVNSAAEFTATSGVDSIDAQCQLKRQLSTIQTDTSMDGSSQELRIIEEAQMPVQISERSIDTIDRELTGLSMPEAEALQASCTSTDAIDTGVESHHTNMPPADLTTDEVANTEAEQPIAGVDGFDASSKLANGACLSCGSTPSWNGFKVNDSVILSYHQTGGRAWVIDPTQYPELGAQPRPNLVPVRCAYTGKAEWYPTDWVQLAT